A DNA window from Daucus carota subsp. sativus chromosome 3, DH1 v3.0, whole genome shotgun sequence contains the following coding sequences:
- the LOC108212015 gene encoding protein MRG2-like, which produces MEVGGSNTGVTLMNCSSDRCLYQEGEKVLASYGGKWYEAKVQKVESTRTKGCLHFVHYPGWNKKWDEWLQAERLKKFTEETVPNQSKECGESARARNRKCGIKNKEKQSTDISQTEKNINIEIPPTLKKQLVDDFEFVTRLGQLVNLPRTPNVSDILNKYSAFRVKKDNGLNEEMEEFSRGLCGYFDKALPAMLLYDSERKQYQALSEEHKPPSGVYGAEHLLRLFVKLPEILEPVKIEEETLIKLQHEIQFLLKFLRKNQSKFFLSTYQRIPEHSESQNRE; this is translated from the exons ATGGAAGTGGGAGGATCAAACACTGGAGTTACCTTGATGAATTGTTCCTCTGACCGTTGCCTTTATCAAGAAGGTGAAAAAGTTTTGGCTTCTTACGGTGGCAAATGGTACGAGGCCaag GTGCAGAAAGTTGAATCAACCAGGACAAAGGGATGCTTACACTTTGTTCATTATCCT GGCTGGAATAAAAA ATGGGATGAATGGCTACAAGCTGAGCGTCTGAAGAAATTTACTGAAGAAACTGTTCCAAATCAGTCAAAGGAGTGTGGTGAATCAGCTAGGGCGAGGAACAGAAAATGTGGCATTAAGAATAAAGAAAAGCAATCCACTG ATATCTCACAGACcgagaaaaatataaatattgaaataCCACCCACGCTGAAGAAACAACTGGTGGATGACTTTGAATTTGTAACCCGTCTGGGCCAG CTTGTTAACCTTCCTCGTACTCCAAATGTCAGTGACATATTGAACAAATATTCTGCATTTAGGGTGAAAAAAGATAACGG GTTGAACGAGGAAATGGAAGAATTCTCAAGAGGGTTGTGTGGTTACTTTGACAAAGCACTGCCTGCAATGCTCCTGTATGACAGTGAGCGCAAACAGTATCAAGCATTGAGTGAAGAGCACAAACCCCCTTCAGGTGTATATGGAGCTGAACATTTATTGCGTCTCTTCG TTAAATTACCAGAGATACTGGAACCAGTAAAGATTGAAGAGGAAACACTGATAAAGCTCCAACATGAAATACAATTTTTGTTGAA GTTTCTGAGGAAGAATCAAAGTAAATTTTTTCTTTCCACTTACCAGCGGATCCCTGAACATTCGGAGAGCCAGAATAGAGAATGA